One genomic window of Trichlorobacter lovleyi includes the following:
- a CDS encoding HDOD domain-containing protein: protein MDKQAMLETARQMVAKIDDLPTIPVVATQVLQLLDDPDVNVDKVADLMLTDQVMTARVMKMVNSPIYRPSQEITSLKRALVYLGIRHIKEIALTSSFISAFEDKGGVIDISTFWAHAFGVGMVSKIIAEKIRYADIEKAYLAGIVHDIGEVVLSYYQPETFAQILTTIKTRPVRLIDLEQEAFSTTHNEIGYCIAEKWNFPEAYREVILYHHTPREASNDPVLCAIVNLADLFCSVRDLYYGGNVWASFNLSEEEGWAILKEQHPNLAQLDIERFCYELDDAVPDVKELVASIFSKE from the coding sequence ATGGATAAACAGGCAATGTTGGAAACAGCCCGCCAGATGGTGGCCAAGATCGATGACCTGCCCACGATTCCGGTTGTGGCAACCCAGGTACTGCAGCTGCTTGACGACCCGGATGTCAATGTAGACAAGGTGGCAGACCTGATGCTGACCGATCAGGTCATGACCGCACGGGTCATGAAGATGGTCAATTCACCCATCTATCGTCCCTCCCAGGAAATCACCTCGCTCAAGCGTGCACTGGTCTACCTTGGCATTCGTCATATCAAGGAAATCGCCCTGACCTCCTCGTTCATCAGCGCCTTTGAAGACAAGGGTGGCGTGATTGACATCAGCACCTTCTGGGCCCATGCCTTCGGCGTCGGCATGGTATCCAAGATCATTGCCGAAAAAATCCGCTACGCCGACATTGAGAAGGCCTATCTCGCAGGTATTGTGCATGATATCGGCGAAGTGGTGCTGAGTTACTATCAGCCCGAGACCTTTGCCCAGATTCTGACGACCATCAAGACCCGTCCGGTACGTCTGATTGATCTGGAGCAGGAGGCGTTCTCGACCACCCACAACGAAATCGGCTACTGCATCGCAGAAAAATGGAATTTTCCTGAGGCCTACCGTGAAGTGATCCTGTACCACCACACCCCGCGTGAGGCCAGCAATGATCCGGTGTTGTGTGCTATTGTCAACCTGGCGGACCTGTTCTGTTCGGTCAGGGACCTCTACTATGGCGGCAATGTCTGGGCCAGTTTCAACCTGTCTGAAGAGGAAGGCTGGGCCATACTGAAAGAGCAGCACCCGAACCTTGCACAGCTTGATATTGAACGGTTCTGCTACGAGCTGGATGATGCCGTACCTGATGTCAAAGAGCTGGTAGCGTCCATATTTTCCAAGGAATAA
- a CDS encoding CheR family methyltransferase — protein sequence MAISDKDFELLRDFIYNLCGMYFHTTKKYFLESRLTKRMEATGTKSAMDYYGLLKSPRGGEELRFLLDEVTTNETYFFRCVPQLNAIETKFLPEIVEAKGKMGFRKLRIWSAASSSGEEAYTLAMILLEKRATILKDWIIEIIGTDINETVVAQAKEGIYNAYSVRNVPDLYKKKYFKEDAGKFILSPDVKKFVTFNKMNLYDDTKMVFMKSFDFIFCANVLIYFDLASKSKVVQHFYNNLQPYGYFFVGQSESLHGVNDKFKTVHFPGGFGYKK from the coding sequence GTGGCTATATCTGATAAGGATTTCGAACTACTACGAGACTTTATTTATAATCTGTGCGGGATGTACTTCCACACCACAAAAAAATATTTCCTTGAAAGCCGTCTTACCAAACGGATGGAGGCCACCGGCACCAAGAGCGCCATGGATTATTACGGCCTGCTCAAATCCCCCCGTGGTGGTGAAGAACTGCGTTTTCTGCTTGATGAAGTCACCACGAACGAAACCTACTTCTTCCGCTGTGTGCCTCAATTGAACGCCATTGAGACCAAATTCCTGCCGGAGATCGTTGAAGCCAAAGGCAAAATGGGGTTCCGGAAACTGAGAATCTGGTCTGCCGCCTCCTCATCCGGCGAAGAGGCCTACACCCTGGCCATGATCCTGCTGGAAAAGCGTGCCACCATCCTCAAGGACTGGATCATCGAGATCATCGGTACCGACATCAACGAGACCGTGGTTGCCCAGGCCAAAGAGGGGATTTACAACGCCTACTCGGTCCGTAACGTGCCGGATCTGTACAAGAAGAAATATTTCAAGGAGGATGCCGGCAAGTTCATCCTCTCACCGGATGTCAAAAAATTTGTCACCTTCAACAAGATGAACCTGTACGATGACACCAAGATGGTCTTCATGAAGAGCTTCGACTTCATCTTCTGCGCCAACGTCCTGATTTACTTTGACCTCGCGTCAAAATCAAAGGTTGTACAGCACTTTTACAACAACCTGCAACCCTACGGATACTTCTTTGTTGGCCAGTCCGAATCCCTTCACGGCGTAAATGACAAGTTCAAGACCGTTCATTTTCCAGGCGGTTTTGGTTATAAGAAATAG
- a CDS encoding sigma-54 interaction domain-containing protein produces MTMKSSFRVLDGDRKTRDLVSAFLTYKGYETDILDDNADLFDTARTTSPRILVADLVSLFARSADALQQIWQVDPEQVAIVYAQSDAARTLPHDERLIFLPKPLNLDELESVVMRALEYQALKVRMPEQPVDEYPHFLCSTIIGRSRQMLNLFEMIEKVAESSATVLIQGESGTGKELAARAIHQLSSRSSKNFVPVNCAAIPDDLLESELFGHVKGSFTGAYANRVGRFEMADKGTLFLDEIGDMKATLQVKLLRVLQAKEFEPVGSTRSQKVDVRIIAASNKNLDEQVATRDFREDLYYRLSVIPITIPPLRDRREDIPLLINHFQGQFNRDRRRLVKGFTREALEMLCNYDWPGNVRELENLVERMITMKESGFITVDDLPEKYLAPRTVVPPPQSVSGSVPVGKELPPEGICLNSAVDAFENGLIMQALHRTGGNKKEAAALLNLKRTTLIEKLKKKNLQFP; encoded by the coding sequence ATGACTATGAAAAGCTCGTTCAGAGTGCTGGATGGTGATCGTAAAACCCGTGATCTTGTGTCAGCTTTTCTGACATATAAAGGCTACGAGACCGATATTCTCGATGATAATGCGGATCTTTTTGACACGGCACGGACAACATCACCGCGGATACTGGTTGCCGACCTGGTCTCGCTGTTTGCCAGATCCGCTGATGCACTGCAGCAGATCTGGCAGGTTGACCCCGAACAGGTGGCGATCGTCTATGCCCAATCTGACGCTGCCCGTACACTGCCCCATGACGAACGGCTGATTTTTCTGCCCAAGCCGCTTAACCTTGATGAGCTTGAAAGCGTGGTGATGCGGGCCCTGGAGTACCAGGCCCTGAAAGTCCGGATGCCGGAGCAGCCGGTTGACGAGTACCCTCATTTTCTTTGCTCCACCATCATTGGCAGAAGCCGTCAGATGCTTAATCTGTTTGAGATGATTGAGAAGGTCGCAGAATCCAGTGCGACGGTCCTGATTCAGGGGGAGTCCGGAACCGGCAAGGAACTTGCAGCTCGGGCAATACACCAGCTTTCAAGCCGGAGCAGCAAAAATTTTGTGCCGGTTAACTGCGCCGCTATTCCGGATGACCTGCTGGAGAGTGAGCTGTTCGGGCATGTGAAAGGGTCGTTCACCGGCGCTTATGCCAACCGGGTCGGCCGCTTTGAGATGGCGGACAAGGGCACCCTGTTTCTGGATGAGATTGGTGATATGAAGGCGACCCTGCAGGTCAAACTGCTGCGGGTGCTGCAGGCCAAGGAGTTTGAGCCGGTTGGATCAACCCGCTCCCAGAAGGTGGATGTCCGGATTATTGCCGCATCCAACAAGAATCTGGATGAACAGGTGGCGACCCGTGACTTCAGGGAGGATCTCTACTACCGGCTTTCAGTGATCCCGATTACGATTCCTCCCCTGCGGGACCGGCGTGAAGATATTCCGCTGCTGATCAATCACTTCCAGGGGCAGTTTAACCGTGATCGCCGGCGTCTGGTCAAAGGCTTTACCCGCGAGGCGCTTGAGATGCTCTGTAACTACGATTGGCCGGGCAATGTGCGGGAGCTTGAAAATCTGGTGGAGCGGATGATCACCATGAAGGAAAGCGGGTTTATCACGGTGGATGATCTGCCGGAAAAATACCTGGCCCCCCGTACGGTTGTGCCGCCGCCGCAGTCGGTTTCCGGTTCTGTCCCTGTCGGCAAGGAGCTGCCGCCTGAAGGAATCTGTCTGAACAGTGCCGTTGATGCCTTTGAGAACGGCCTGATCATGCAGGCCCTGCACCGTACCGGCGGTAACAAGAAAGAGGCCGCCGCCCTTCTGAACCTGAAACGGACGACCCTGATTGAGAAGCTTAAGAAGAAAAACCTGCAGTTCCCCTGA
- a CDS encoding metallophosphoesterase, which yields MTLFLLVFLMIYGAAHTWFALRLLQAFPVLKSWWPFPVGWCLLMVAAPVLSRLLEREGQTTAASLAAYVGYSWMGLLFLFVCLSVLLELLRLLYWSAHFFLRLPDVALLAPRPGFLCCFGLALLISVYGWFEAGNLKVEYQRVASSKLPGGAARVRIAQISDLHIGLIVGPRQVQQLVTVLQGLQPDLVVATGDVVDGHISHLDGVSQMLRALQPPLGMVAVLGNHEYYAGLGSSRRFLELSGFRLLQDQAMLVGEHLALVGVDDPAAKRFGKSGTADERQLLGTIPHERFVLLLKHRPVVEPHSIGQFDLQLSGHVHKGQIFPFNLLTWLNFPVRAGMNRLAGDSRLYVSRGTGTWGPPIRFLAPPELTVIDLEPDKK from the coding sequence ATGACCCTGTTTCTGCTTGTTTTTCTGATGATCTACGGTGCAGCCCACACCTGGTTTGCGCTGCGACTGCTTCAGGCCTTTCCGGTCCTGAAGAGCTGGTGGCCGTTCCCGGTCGGCTGGTGCCTGCTGATGGTGGCTGCGCCGGTATTGAGCCGTCTGTTGGAGCGGGAAGGGCAGACAACTGCTGCATCTCTGGCTGCCTACGTCGGTTACAGCTGGATGGGGCTGCTGTTTTTGTTTGTTTGCCTGTCAGTGCTGCTGGAGCTGCTGCGACTGCTGTATTGGTCTGCCCATTTCTTCTTGCGGCTGCCGGATGTCGCGCTGCTCGCACCCCGTCCCGGCTTTCTCTGCTGTTTTGGTCTGGCTCTGCTGATCAGCGTCTACGGCTGGTTTGAGGCGGGCAACCTGAAGGTTGAATATCAGCGCGTGGCAAGTTCCAAACTGCCCGGAGGGGCAGCCAGGGTGAGGATTGCCCAGATCTCGGACCTGCATATCGGCCTGATTGTCGGCCCGCGTCAGGTGCAGCAACTTGTGACGGTACTGCAAGGGCTGCAACCTGATTTGGTGGTTGCCACCGGTGATGTCGTCGACGGCCATATCAGTCATCTGGATGGCGTTTCGCAGATGCTGCGCGCATTGCAACCGCCGCTGGGGATGGTGGCTGTGCTGGGTAACCATGAGTATTACGCCGGTCTCGGCTCGTCCCGCCGGTTTCTGGAGCTGTCAGGTTTTCGTCTGCTGCAGGATCAAGCCATGCTGGTCGGCGAACATCTGGCCCTGGTGGGGGTGGATGACCCTGCAGCCAAACGGTTTGGAAAAAGCGGGACCGCTGATGAAAGGCAACTTTTGGGCACTATACCCCATGAGCGGTTTGTGCTGCTGCTGAAGCATCGCCCGGTGGTGGAACCGCACAGTATCGGACAGTTTGATCTGCAGCTTTCCGGGCATGTTCACAAGGGGCAGATCTTTCCGTTTAATCTGCTGACCTGGCTTAATTTTCCGGTACGGGCCGGGATGAACCGGCTGGCGGGTGACAGCCGTCTGTATGTCAGCCGCGGTACCGGCACCTGGGGGCCGCCGATCAGATTTCTTGCCCCGCCGGAACTGACGGTGATTGATCTGGAACCTGATAAAAAATAA
- a CDS encoding chemotaxis protein CheA: protein MPIDCEDQELLEGFLAETTELLEKLDDDLIALEKSSDDPELMNRIFRSIHTVKGASSFLGFDLLVRVTHKTEDVLNRLRKGELQLTSEIMDVVLEATDLVKTLVADIKGGEIVDREINETINKLIPLLTEQPAAPAQPAATEPPATTVAEEQPAAAETPAAQPEPPPAAQPAPAAAMPPAPARPAPEAAKKPAPPKGGEKGGDDLSDNTTVRVDVKRLDDLMNQVGELVLERNRMIQLNQDLQGGTSDHILFSEEFGKLAKRMNFVTSELQMQVLKMRMIPVEKVFKKFPRIVRSLARDLGKEVDLQIFGEETELDRSVVDEIGDPLIHLIRNAMDHGLETPEERMAAGKPRTGTLVLAAVHEGNSIIISIKDDGRGIDTERVGRKAIEKGLITEDQLAAMSQREMFDLIFLPGFSTKDKASDLSGRGVGMDVVKTNIKKLNGLIEIKSEKGMGSEFILRLPLTLAIIQSLLVEVEGEIYSIPLASVLETLRVDQREFHVIGGQEVLKLRDMVLPLVRLEQVFNVRRSREQDNFCYIVVIGSADKRVGLVVTRLVGQQEVAIKSLGKYLANVTGIAGSTILGDGRVALIVDPVGMVDGGEGASGGR from the coding sequence ATGCCCATTGATTGTGAAGACCAGGAACTTCTTGAAGGATTTCTGGCAGAAACGACTGAACTTCTGGAGAAGCTCGACGACGACCTGATTGCGTTGGAAAAGTCTTCTGATGACCCGGAGCTGATGAACCGGATCTTTCGCTCCATCCACACCGTAAAAGGCGCATCCAGCTTTTTGGGATTCGATCTGCTGGTTCGGGTCACCCACAAAACCGAGGACGTCCTGAATCGCCTCCGCAAGGGTGAACTGCAGCTGACCTCAGAGATCATGGATGTCGTGCTTGAGGCGACAGACCTGGTTAAGACACTGGTGGCAGATATCAAGGGCGGCGAAATCGTTGATCGCGAGATCAACGAGACCATCAACAAACTGATCCCCCTGCTTACCGAGCAGCCGGCAGCCCCGGCTCAACCGGCGGCAACGGAGCCCCCGGCAACAACCGTGGCAGAGGAACAGCCGGCGGCAGCCGAAACACCGGCGGCACAGCCGGAACCGCCACCTGCCGCACAACCTGCGCCGGCAGCGGCAATGCCTCCCGCGCCGGCCCGCCCTGCCCCTGAAGCTGCTAAAAAACCGGCCCCTCCAAAGGGCGGGGAAAAAGGCGGCGACGACCTTTCCGACAACACCACCGTCCGGGTCGATGTCAAGCGCCTTGACGATCTGATGAACCAGGTCGGCGAGCTGGTACTGGAACGCAACCGAATGATCCAGCTCAATCAGGATCTGCAGGGCGGCACCTCGGACCACATCCTGTTCAGTGAAGAGTTCGGCAAGCTGGCAAAACGGATGAATTTTGTCACCTCGGAGCTGCAGATGCAGGTCCTGAAGATGCGGATGATCCCGGTGGAAAAGGTCTTCAAGAAGTTTCCCCGCATTGTCCGTTCCCTGGCCCGCGACCTCGGCAAAGAGGTGGATCTGCAGATCTTTGGCGAAGAGACCGAACTTGACCGCTCTGTTGTTGATGAAATCGGCGACCCCCTGATCCACCTGATCCGCAACGCCATGGACCACGGTCTGGAAACGCCGGAGGAGCGGATGGCAGCCGGAAAACCGCGCACCGGCACCCTGGTGCTTGCCGCAGTACATGAAGGCAACTCAATCATTATCAGCATCAAGGATGACGGCCGCGGGATTGATACGGAACGGGTCGGACGCAAGGCAATTGAAAAGGGTCTGATTACCGAAGACCAGTTGGCTGCCATGAGCCAGCGTGAGATGTTCGACCTGATCTTCCTGCCGGGCTTTTCAACCAAAGACAAGGCATCCGACCTGTCGGGACGCGGCGTCGGCATGGATGTGGTCAAGACCAACATCAAAAAACTGAACGGCCTGATTGAGATCAAGAGTGAAAAAGGGATGGGATCAGAGTTTATCCTGCGCCTGCCCCTGACCCTGGCCATCATTCAATCGCTGCTGGTCGAGGTCGAGGGTGAGATCTACTCTATTCCACTGGCCTCGGTGCTTGAGACCCTGCGGGTTGATCAACGGGAGTTTCACGTGATTGGCGGCCAGGAAGTTCTTAAACTGCGCGATATGGTGCTGCCGCTGGTCCGGTTGGAGCAGGTCTTCAACGTCAGGCGTAGCCGTGAACAGGATAACTTCTGCTACATCGTCGTGATCGGTTCTGCGGATAAACGGGTTGGTCTGGTGGTAACCCGCCTGGTGGGACAGCAGGAAGTGGCCATCAAGTCACTGGGCAAGTACCTGGCCAATGTCACCGGTATTGCCGGCTCAACCATTCTGGGGGATGGACGGGTTGCCTTGATTGTTGACCCGGTCGGCATGGTTGATGGCGGCGAAGGGGCGTCCGGCGGGCGCTAA
- the priA gene encoding replication restart helicase PriA — MTTTETGHTQQNQTIADKQPVTVEVVVPLPLDTTFHYRVPEALVARTRPGLRVFVPFGRRKLTAYVLRFSTPPEGQQLRDLLDVLDPEPLWTEAELAFFHWIAEYYLHPLGEVFKTALPTGINLQSRSSADGEAVSGGKKVRHERIFSALPVDAPARLRGKGLDILAFLRQSGPVSTAELKARFGECSPNLRRLVELGLIRMNEREVYRDPFAGLTVAKDSPKPLTLYQQQALTTILTALDGNGFAPFLLHGITGSGKTEVYLQGIAHTLAAGRNALVLVPEISLTPQLVQRFRARFCDGIAVLHSALSDGERYDEWRRIRRGEVRIVIGARSAIFAPLERIGIIVVDEEHEASFKQSDGLRYNARDLALVRGQQEQAVVLLGSATPLITTRFAAQQGKLGYLSLPERVGNRPLPATSIINTRMTAESPLSPQLIEALADNLERGEQSLLFLNRRGFASWLVCPACGADLQCPNCSVSLTYHRQRRKSLCHYCDYQVPAPCICPACGELELKEMGVGTERIEHELQERFPDARIARMDSDTTSGKGGHARILDKVGRGEVDILVGTQMIAKGHDFPGVTLVGVLQAEGSLYLPDFRATERTFQVLSQVIGRAGRGELPGRVLLQAMTPDHYGIAYAAAHDFESFYQEELLFRQELNYPPFGFLAAIKLSATSEMSLTTAAEQSATVLRAIKNRLGLRVEILGPAPAPLYRLRGRFRQQILLKDASRAALRRLLIAYRREQSLPATVRMAIDIDPVDLL; from the coding sequence GTGACTACCACAGAGACCGGACATACTCAACAAAATCAGACCATAGCCGACAAACAGCCCGTTACTGTTGAGGTTGTTGTTCCGCTCCCCCTGGATACCACCTTTCACTACCGGGTGCCTGAGGCGCTTGTCGCCCGGACGAGACCGGGGCTGCGCGTCTTTGTCCCGTTTGGCAGACGCAAGCTAACCGCCTACGTGCTCCGCTTCAGCACACCACCGGAGGGGCAGCAGCTGAGGGATCTGCTGGATGTACTGGACCCTGAACCGCTTTGGACCGAGGCAGAACTGGCTTTCTTTCACTGGATTGCCGAGTACTACCTGCACCCCCTGGGCGAGGTGTTCAAGACCGCCCTGCCGACCGGCATCAACCTGCAAAGCCGTAGCAGCGCTGACGGTGAGGCGGTAAGCGGCGGCAAGAAGGTCCGACACGAACGGATCTTCAGCGCACTGCCTGTTGATGCCCCTGCCAGGCTCAGGGGTAAAGGGCTGGACATCCTCGCTTTTCTGCGCCAGTCCGGACCGGTTTCAACAGCAGAACTTAAGGCTCGCTTTGGTGAATGCAGCCCCAACCTGCGACGGTTGGTGGAGCTTGGGCTGATCCGGATGAACGAACGTGAGGTCTACCGCGACCCCTTTGCCGGCCTGACCGTGGCAAAAGACTCGCCAAAACCGCTGACCCTGTACCAGCAACAGGCCCTGACAACCATCCTGACGGCCCTGGACGGTAACGGTTTTGCCCCGTTTCTGCTGCATGGCATTACCGGCAGCGGCAAGACCGAAGTCTATCTGCAGGGGATCGCCCACACCCTGGCGGCCGGCAGGAACGCCCTGGTGCTGGTACCGGAGATATCCCTGACCCCCCAGCTGGTACAGCGCTTTCGTGCCCGCTTCTGCGATGGCATTGCCGTACTGCACAGCGCCCTTTCCGATGGCGAACGCTATGACGAATGGCGCCGCATCCGGCGCGGTGAGGTGCGGATCGTGATCGGTGCCCGTTCAGCCATCTTTGCCCCGCTGGAGCGGATCGGCATTATTGTGGTGGATGAGGAACATGAGGCCTCCTTTAAACAGTCGGACGGTCTGCGTTACAATGCCCGCGACCTGGCCCTGGTACGGGGGCAGCAGGAACAGGCCGTGGTGCTGCTGGGCTCAGCCACACCTCTGATCACCACCCGCTTTGCAGCCCAGCAGGGGAAGCTGGGCTACCTGTCGCTACCGGAGCGGGTTGGTAACCGTCCCTTACCTGCAACCAGCATCATCAACACCCGCATGACGGCCGAATCACCGCTGTCCCCCCAACTGATCGAGGCGCTGGCAGACAACCTGGAACGGGGTGAGCAAAGCCTGCTGTTTCTGAACCGGCGCGGCTTTGCCAGCTGGCTGGTCTGTCCCGCCTGCGGGGCTGACCTGCAATGTCCCAACTGTTCAGTCTCCCTGACCTACCACCGCCAGCGCAGAAAGAGCCTCTGCCATTACTGCGACTATCAGGTGCCGGCCCCCTGCATCTGCCCTGCCTGCGGCGAACTGGAACTGAAAGAGATGGGGGTAGGCACCGAACGGATCGAGCATGAACTGCAGGAACGGTTCCCGGATGCGCGGATCGCGCGGATGGACAGTGACACCACCAGCGGCAAGGGCGGCCACGCCCGGATACTGGACAAGGTTGGACGCGGCGAGGTGGATATCCTGGTGGGCACCCAGATGATCGCCAAGGGACACGACTTTCCCGGTGTGACCCTGGTCGGCGTACTCCAGGCGGAAGGCAGTCTCTATCTGCCGGACTTCAGGGCAACGGAACGGACCTTTCAGGTGCTTTCACAGGTGATAGGGCGGGCTGGCCGGGGAGAGCTGCCGGGGCGGGTACTGCTGCAGGCGATGACACCGGATCACTACGGGATTGCCTACGCAGCTGCGCATGACTTTGAGAGCTTCTATCAGGAAGAACTGCTGTTCCGGCAGGAGTTGAACTACCCACCTTTTGGCTTTCTGGCGGCAATCAAACTTTCAGCCACCAGTGAAATGAGTCTGACCACAGCGGCCGAGCAGTCAGCCACGGTACTGCGTGCCATTAAAAACAGGTTGGGGTTGCGGGTTGAAATCCTGGGACCGGCACCGGCGCCGCTCTACCGTTTGCGGGGGCGTTTCCGCCAGCAGATTCTTTTGAAGGACGCCAGCCGGGCGGCACTGCGCCGCCTGCTCATCGCCTACCGCCGGGAGCAGTCCCTGCCGGCGACCGTCAGGATGGCAATTGATATCGATCCGGTGGACCTGTTGTAA
- a CDS encoding lytic transglycosylase domain-containing protein: MSINATQTMSLLQSMLREQSRPAAEQTTSTVSSRFSDRLDAAIDRGTVPAEASPEAVQHAAELLQLTSLRSSLELLADQHEADGTAALPLASLSASGAASTISPLNSYLANLADAATRPAGQTNRQAVPEQEVEPGPRAPEQVERRASRLSDASQSGAIEQTISKASQRYGVDAGLIKAVIKAESNFNPRAVSSAGAQGLMQLMPATARGLGVSNSFDPEQNVMAGTRFLKGLLDRYNGDLDSALAAYNWGPGNVDRRPDRLPRETREYLVKVKQYYSAFTA, encoded by the coding sequence ATGTCGATCAATGCAACCCAGACCATGTCGTTATTGCAGAGCATGCTGCGGGAACAGTCCCGTCCGGCAGCAGAGCAGACTACAAGCACGGTCTCGTCCCGGTTTTCGGATCGGCTGGATGCCGCCATTGACCGCGGCACGGTACCTGCGGAGGCATCGCCCGAGGCGGTACAGCATGCGGCCGAGTTGCTGCAGCTAACCAGCTTGCGCAGTTCGCTGGAACTGCTGGCAGACCAGCACGAGGCCGATGGCACTGCGGCACTGCCCCTTGCCTCTTTGTCTGCTTCCGGAGCGGCTTCGACCATTTCACCCCTGAACAGCTATCTGGCAAATCTGGCCGACGCTGCAACCCGTCCTGCGGGCCAAACGAACAGACAGGCAGTACCGGAACAGGAAGTTGAACCCGGTCCCAGGGCCCCGGAGCAGGTGGAACGCCGTGCCTCCCGTTTGTCTGATGCATCGCAATCAGGTGCTATTGAACAGACCATCAGCAAGGCTTCACAACGCTATGGCGTTGATGCCGGATTAATCAAGGCGGTCATCAAGGCCGAGAGCAACTTTAACCCTCGTGCGGTCTCCTCTGCCGGGGCGCAGGGCTTGATGCAGCTGATGCCTGCCACGGCCCGCGGGTTGGGGGTCAGTAATTCCTTTGATCCGGAGCAGAATGTGATGGCGGGAACCCGGTTTTTAAAAGGGTTGCTGGACAGATATAATGGCGACCTTGATTCTGCCCTGGCAGCCTATAACTGGGGGCCGGGCAACGTGGATCGCAGGCCGGACCGCCTTCCCCGCGAGACCCGGGAGTATCTGGTAAAGGTGAAGCAATACTATTCGGCATTTACTGCCTGA
- a CDS encoding chemotaxis protein CheW, with translation MSNALVPMNANEARAGDHGELIQLVSFNLDNEEYGVDVLKVREIIRMPSITRVPNTPHYVEGVINLRGKVIPIINMRRRFGLVEVEYDKQTRIMVMDVEGELMGFIVDAVSEVIRISSSEIQPSPAVVTSGIDQECIAGVINQAERLLVLLDLQKMFSQDERQLFGTL, from the coding sequence ATGTCCAATGCCCTAGTGCCGATGAACGCCAACGAGGCACGCGCTGGTGACCATGGTGAACTGATTCAGTTGGTCAGCTTTAACCTGGACAACGAAGAATATGGCGTTGACGTCCTGAAGGTGCGTGAAATCATCAGAATGCCCAGTATCACACGGGTACCCAACACCCCTCACTATGTTGAAGGTGTGATCAACCTGCGTGGCAAGGTTATTCCGATCATCAACATGCGGCGCCGTTTTGGCCTGGTTGAGGTGGAATACGACAAACAGACCCGCATCATGGTCATGGATGTTGAAGGAGAGCTGATGGGCTTTATCGTGGATGCCGTTTCAGAGGTAATCCGGATATCCAGCAGCGAAATCCAGCCCTCCCCGGCCGTCGTAACCAGCGGTATTGATCAGGAATGCATTGCCGGTGTGATCAATCAGGCCGAGCGCTTACTGGTTCTGCTTGATCTGCAGAAGATGTTCTCCCAGGATGAGCGCCAGCTTTTCGGCACTTTGTAA
- a CDS encoding Hsp20/alpha crystallin family protein, producing the protein MPHSGGRKPSFAGQYNRHLDEMRSLMRTLDPRLAAEDEGSLNAAMDIYETDRDLVLEFDLPGISPEHISLTQRGMVCVIQVEKLSEPPRDQVRYLCLERHFGRLRRTVRLPDLVDPTHIHAEYSRGVLRIICPKGRERRILIKELARE; encoded by the coding sequence ATGCCACATTCCGGGGGCAGGAAACCGTCGTTTGCAGGGCAGTACAACCGGCATCTTGATGAGATGCGCTCTCTCATGCGTACCCTTGACCCGCGGCTGGCCGCTGAGGATGAGGGGAGCCTGAACGCTGCCATGGATATTTATGAAACCGACCGTGATCTCGTGCTGGAGTTTGATCTGCCCGGTATCAGTCCTGAGCATATCAGTCTGACGCAACGTGGCATGGTCTGCGTAATCCAGGTGGAGAAGCTGTCTGAACCCCCGCGTGATCAGGTCCGGTATCTCTGTCTTGAGCGCCACTTCGGCCGGCTGCGCCGCACCGTCAGGCTGCCGGACCTGGTTGATCCCACCCATATCCATGCCGAGTACAGCCGCGGGGTCTTGCGCATCATCTGTCCCAAGGGACGCGAACGTCGTATTTTGATTAAGGAGTTAGCTCGTGAGTAA